A window of Candidatus Palauibacter scopulicola genomic DNA:
CGCACGATCTCGGCCGTGTCGTCCCGGCTCCCGTTGTCGATCACGTGGATCTCGTCGAAGACGGGGAGGATCGAGCGCAGACAGTACTCGATCTTCGACGCCTCATCCTTCGCCCGCACGAAGGCGCTCGTCCCCGGCGCGCGATTCCGGCGCGGGAGGGAAAACGCGTACGCCTCGTTCCCTTCCCGGTTTCGAAACTCCATCCGGCTGAGATATGCTCACTCCGAGCAGAAAGCGAGTCGAATGCGACGGAAGAGACAACCAATGCAGAGTTTCGGAGATATCCCCATGCGACGAGTTCCCATGCGACCGGCGGCGGTCCTCACGATTTGGCTGGCAGCGCTGGCGGTTTCAGCTCAGGCCGTCGCCGCGCAGGCGAATCCGGACATCCTCGTGAGCGGCGACTGGCTCGTGGAACACCGCGACGACCCTGAGGTCGTCGTGCTGCACGTCGGGATGGGCCGCATGGCGCCCCTCGAGGAGTACGTACGGGGAGCGCGCTTCCTCGAGTACCACGACATCGCCGTCGAGCGGAACGACCTCATCACCGAACTGGCGCCGGTCGAGGACCTCGTCGAGGCCTTCCGCGCCGCGGGCGTCTCCAACGACAGCCACGTGGTCGTGGTCGGGGACCCCGGCCTCCACGCGGCCCGCGTCTTCATGACGCTGGATTACCTGGGTCACGGCGACCGCACCTCGGTGCTCGATGGAGGGTTGGCGGCGTGGAAGGCGGCGGGAGGCGAAGTCGCCGCCGAGCCGGCGACGCCCGCCCGCGGCGACTTCGAGGCGGCCGTCCGGGAAGACATGATCGTGACGGCGGAGTGGATCCACGACCGTCTCGACGACCCGGACGTGACGCTGATCGACGCACGGCCCGAGGACGAGTACACGGGAGAACGTCCCGGTCGGGACTTCCTGCGGGGCGGGCACATTCCGGGCGCCTACAACCTCTACTGGCAGGATCTCACGGGTGACGACATCCCCACGCTGATCGACCTCGCCGAGGTGGAGGCGCGCTTCGAGGAGGCGGGGGCGAAGGAGGACGGCGTCGTCGTCAGCTACTGCCTCATTGGCATGCGCGCGAGCTACACCTACATGATTTCGAGATATCTCGGCTATGACACGAAGTTCTACGACGCCTCGTGGAACGACTGGGGCCGGCGGGAGGACCTCCCGCTCGTCACCGGCCGTGAACGCCGGTAGCTTGCGAAGGCTGGTGCAGCGTCGCACCAGGCCGGGTTCGCGTGCGGCGGGCCCCGTTGGTTTGAAGCTGTTGGAGGTTGCGAGATGAAGACCCTCTCCGGAGTACTCGGTGCACTCGTCGTCGCCGCGGCGGCGGTGCTCGTTCTGGTCGGCACGGACCGCAGCGAGGCGGCCGCCACGGAAGCCCCGCCCCCGGCCGCCGCCGTCGGATCTTCGTCCGCCGCCGTGTCTCTCGTCTCGCCGGCCCCGCACTCGATCGAAGCCGGTCCGGAGTCGCCGGTCGAACTCGTGCTCG
This region includes:
- a CDS encoding rhodanese-like domain-containing protein — protein: MRRVPMRPAAVLTIWLAALAVSAQAVAAQANPDILVSGDWLVEHRDDPEVVVLHVGMGRMAPLEEYVRGARFLEYHDIAVERNDLITELAPVEDLVEAFRAAGVSNDSHVVVVGDPGLHAARVFMTLDYLGHGDRTSVLDGGLAAWKAAGGEVAAEPATPARGDFEAAVREDMIVTAEWIHDRLDDPDVTLIDARPEDEYTGERPGRDFLRGGHIPGAYNLYWQDLTGDDIPTLIDLAEVEARFEEAGAKEDGVVVSYCLIGMRASYTYMISRYLGYDTKFYDASWNDWGRREDLPLVTGRERR